The Salegentibacter mishustinae genomic interval CCTACCGTACCTTTGGCCTGTCCCGGCTGAATAAGCACAGGAACATTTTTAACTACAGTACCGTCTAATGTAACATTAGCGTAACTTCCGTTTAGGCCGCCGTTAGAAACATTTTCGTTCTCAAGACCCATAGATTCAGCATCGGCTTTGGAAATGGTAAGGTAATTATCCCATGACGCTCTTGTTAATGGATCTGGCATTTCCTGCAACCAAGGGTTATTGGCCTGCTGACCATCCCCCATAGAAGGTTTGGTATAAAGCGTTAGCTCCATCCCATTATTTTCTGAAGGTCGAGCCAACTCACTAGCAGCTGTTGCAACATTTATAGATTCTGAAGCTTCAGATGCTCCAACTTCTACCGGAGAAGTGGCTTTAAAAACACCATCGTGAAGTGCAGTATTCCAGGAAGGAATACTACCACTCCAGGTTTCTTTAATATACTCGTGATAAGATTTCTCATTATCAGTCCATTTTAATAAGCAGTCCTGAAACTGTCTTGTATCAAATAATGGTCTAATTGTAGGTTGCATCAAACTAAAGTCTGAAGCTGTGTATTGAATATCACCCCAGCTCTCTAAGTAATGTGGAGTTGCAGCTACAAACTTACATAACTGAGCTGTTTCATCAGGTTTCATACTAAAAGCTAAAGAAACTTCAACCTTCGCTAAAGCTTCAGCAAACTCTTTCCCGTTTGGCAAAGAATAAGCAGGATTCACCCCAGCCATTAATACAGCACCAACAGAACCAGATTTCATATCCTCAACCGCCTGCATAACTTCTTCAGCATTTCCCTGACGGATCATACGAGGATTATCGGCATCCATAACAGTGCTTCCCAGAGCTTCATTAATTTCAAGCACTAAAGCCTGAGCGTTAGCATCTGGAATTCCAGAAACAACTACTGCACCACTTCCAGCTTTTCTTAGCTGGCGCGCTGCTTTCACAACTGCATCATCTATTTTAGCAGGTAAATCACTGGTAGAAGAACCACCGGCAACATAACCATACAACGCAGCCAGCACGGCTTTTTGCTGAGATGGAGTTACAGGGTAACGCTTATCAGCATTCGCTCCTGTTAAACTCATATTAGATTCAAACTGAACGTGACGAGACATTTTGCCATTCTTAGGTACGCGACCCTTAGCATAGCCAGCATCATAACCACCGCCCTGCCAATCGCCAAGGAAATCGGCTCCTACAGAAACAATAGTTTCAGCTTTAGAAAAATCGTAATTTGGTAATGCACGCTTTCCAAATTTAGACTGGAAAGCATTTAAAGCATCGTTTTCAGAAACCGTATCGTAAACTACGTGACGTACATTAGGGTACTTTTCTGAAAATTCATTGATTAATTTTGTAGTTGAAGGACTGGCAAATGTTTGAGTTAACAAAATCATATCACCAGAAACATTCTCAAGGGCACTTCCAACCTCACGGTCAAACTCTTCCCAGGAAACATTTCTTCCTTCAATCATTGGGCGTTTCACCCTATTAGCGTCATACATTGACAATACCGAAGCGTGTACACGAGAGTTAACCCCGCCTTTAGACTTCGATAATTCATTATTTTCAATCTTAATAGGTCTTCCTTCCCTGGTTTTTACCAATACGCTGGCAAAATCAAAACCATCTGCAATGGTAGAGGCATAGTAATTAGCTACACCAGGAACAATACGCTCCGGTTGCACCACGTAAGGAATAGATTTAATAACAGGCCCTTCACAAGCAGCCAATGAGGCCGCTGCTGTACTAAACCCAACATATTTTAAGAAATCCCTTCTTGAGGTTTTTGAACTTTCAAGGGAATTTTTATCCCCAAGAAATTCATCAACCGGAATTTCTTCAGCAAATTCTTTTTGTTGGAGCGTCTCAACAACAGAGCTGTTTTCATTTAGCTCTTCAACACTTTTCCAGTATTTTTTGTTTGATGACATATATATCTAGATATTAACTTCTTAATTAACCCCGAACTACCGGGAAAAAAATTTTAGTAATGGCATTTGGCACATTCAAGGCCTCCCATTTGAGCAATTGTAAGCTCTTCTACACCGTATTTCTTAGATAATTCTTCGTGAATTTTCTCGTAATACTCATTCCCTTCCATTCTAACATTGGTTTCTCGGTGACAGTTGATACACCAACCCATAGTTAACGGTGCGTCCTGATAAACCACTTCCATTTCCTGGATTGGTCCGTGACATTTTTGACACTGAATTCCAGCAACTGTTACGTGCTGCGAGTGATTAAAGTATGCAAAATCTGGAAGGTTATGAATCCTAACCCACTTAACAGGCTTTTCTTCCCCTGTATAATCTTGCTCTGCAGGATTCCAGCCTACCGCATCGTATAACTTAGCGATCTCACCGTCATAAAATTCTTTAGAATAATCTTCGGTAGCAGTTTCTGGTGCAACTTCAGATATCGTTTTGTGACAATTCATACAAACATTAAGCGAAGGAATACCTGAGTGCTTAGAAGTTCTAGCTGAAGAGTGACAGTATTTACAATCTATCTCGTTATCGCCGGCGTGAATTCTGTGCGAATAATGAATTGGTTGAATTGGCTGATAACCCTGATCAATCCCAACTTGCATAAAGAAACCGTAAGCGAACCAACCAATTACCAGCAAGCCAAAAACAGCGCTTACCAAAACAAGGAATTGATTTTCAACAAAAGATTTCCAAATTGGCTTTCTTTTTGGTTTTTCAGGAATTACAACACCGCTAGCCTGAGCGAAATTTCTTAAAGTTTTGTTCACTAAGAACAACACCACAAGTAGCATCGCCAGAACGAAAAGCAAAATCCCCAGAATAACATTTACCGAAACACCTCCACCTGAAGATTCACCTCCAGCAGATTCACCACCGGTTTGCGCCGCTTGCGGTTCTGGCTTTGGTTGTTCTACGTAAGCAAGGATATCATCAATATCAGTATTTGATAATTGAGGAAAAGCCGGCATAGCAGTTTGATTATACTCTTCGTATATCGCTACAGCCTCATTATCTCCAGAGGCAATTAACTCCTGACTATTCTTGATCCAGCTGTACAACCAATCCATATCACGTCTCTCGGTCACCCCGTGAAGGGCAGGACCAATAGAAGCTGAATACGGTTTGTGGCAGGCAGCACATAGCGAATTAAACAAGGATTTTCCATTCGCCGGATCTCCAAGATCTGACGTAGCTGCAGAATCTCCTGAAGATTCATCCGATGATTCATCGGTTTGCTCCTGGCCTTCGGCTGCGGCATCTTGCGAAGCCTCCTCCTGTGCAATTCCCAAAACGCTAAATGAGATAAAAAATGCTACACTTAATAGCAATAGTCGCGAAGTTGAGTGGCGGTATTTCACCTTTTTCATATTATAAGTTGAATTAACGTCTTAACTTTGGTACGGTTTTTAAAGCCTTAAGCCTTAGTAATATTAACATTTCGCACCCTTAAATTCGGCAACAAAAGTAATACTTAAAGTCGATTTTAGGAATGTTAGATAAGTGTTAATCGGTAATTTATACTAGTTCTAAATAATAAAACACATCTTGTTTAAGTTATTAAATTATACTTTTGCCTTAAATAAATAACTATGAGAAAATTAAGCTTAAACAAACTTCTGTTAAGTTGTTTTATCTCAGGAATTTCTTTTCTGAATTTAACAGCCCAAGAAGGTCAGGTCAATATCAGTGAAAACGACAAGATCACTAAACTACTAGAATTAAAAGCTGAAATGAGAAAGGATAATGAAATTGGGGACCGTTATAAAATTCAGCTTTTTTACGGAAATAATGGGGAAGCCAATGAAGTTATTAAGGATTACCGAAGTAAGTTCGAATACCCCTCTCTAATCGCCTACGAAGCCCCTAATTACAAAGTATGGGTAGGAAACTTTAGAAATCGCCTGGAAGCCGATAGAGCTCTTCTAAAGATTAAAGAAAGTTTTCCTTCAGCATTTATCCCTAAACCACGACGCAAATAGATTATCAGCATAACTATTAAAACCTACTTTAGCATTTCAACTGAAAGCAAGTTCTTGAAACATTAAATCTCGATTATCGAGTAAAAACAAAACATAAAAAAAGCGGCCTAAAGCCGCTTTTTTTATTCATTAGTAAACCTAATTATTTAAGTTTCTTTTTAACTTCTACTTCACGGAAAGATTCAACTACATCACCTTCCTTAATATCATTGTAGTTCTTAACCTGAAGACCACAGTCATATCCTTTTGCAACTTCCTTCACATCGTCTTTAAAACGTTTTAATGAAGCAAGCTCTCCGGTATAAACCACAACTCCGTCGCGAATTAAACGAATTCCAGCATTTCTGTAAATCTTACCAGAAGTTACCATACAACCTGCAATGGTTCCAACTTTAGAGATCTTAAAGGTTTCCCTGATCTCTGCAGTACCGGTAATCTCTTCTTTAAGCTCTGGAGATAACATTCCTTCCATCGCATCTTTAAGATCATTGATAGCGTCGTATATAATTGAGTAAGTTCTAATATCAATTTCTTCCTTATCGGCTACCTGTCTTGCATTTCCAGCAGGACGAACATTAAACCCGATAATTACCGCATCTGATGCCGAAGCAAGTAACACATCACTTTCAGTAATGGCACCTACGCCTTTATGAATAATATTCACCTGAATTTCTTCAGTAGACAATTTCAGAAAGCTATCGGTCAAGGCTTCTACAGAACCATCCACATCACCTTTAAGGATAATATTAAGCTCTTTAAAGTCACCTAAAGCAATTCTACGTCCAATCTCATCAAGGGTAATGTGACGCTGAGTTCTAACACTCTGCTCACGCTGCAACTGAGTACGCTTAGCGGCGATATCCTTAGCTTCACGCTCATCAGTCATCACCTTGAACTTATCACCCGCTTGCGGCGCACCATCAAGTCCTAGAATAGAAACCGGCGTTGCGGGACCTGCTTCTTTAACTTCGTGCCCACGCTCATCGTGCATTGCTTTCACCTTACCACTATGGCGACCTGCTAATACATAGTCCCCAATTTTTAAGGTTCCCGCCTGCACAAGGATAGTAGCAACATAACCTCTACCTTTATCAAGGAAAGCCTCTACTACTGTACCTGTTGCAGTCTTAGATGGGTTAGCTTTTAATTCAAGAATTTCAGATTCCAGTAAAACTTTCTCAAGAAGCTCTTCCACTCCCATTCCTGTTTTAGCTGATATATCGTGAGACTGAACTTTACCACCCCAGTCTTCAACAAGCAAGTTCATACCTGCCAGTTTTTCCTTAATTTTCTCTGGATTCGCCGTTGGCAAATCAGATTTATTGATCGCAAATACAATAGGAACACCGGCAGCCTGGGCGTGAGAAATAGCCTCTTTGGTTTGCGGCATTACATCATCATCTGCAGCGATTACAATAATCGCAATATCTGTTACCTGTGCACCACGAGCACGCATCGCCGTAAAGGCTTCGTGACCGGGAGTATCCAGGAAGGTCATTCTTTGACCGTTTTTAAGCTCTACTCCGTAGGCTCCAATATGCTGTGTAATACCACCACTTTCCCCGGCAATAACATTTTCTTTACGAATATAATCCAGCAAAGATGTTTTACCGTGGTCAACGTGACCCATCACAGTCACAATTGGCGCTCTATCTTCAAGATCTTCTGGATTTTCAGGAACTTCTTCTACTGTTTCCTCGATATCTGCAGTTACAAAATCTACTTCGTAACCAAATTCATCTGCAACAATAGAAAGTGTCTCAGCATCTAATCGCTGATTCATTGTTACCATCATTCCAAGAGACATACAGGCCGAAATCACTTTCGTTACCGGCACATCCATCATCGTAGCAACTTCACTTACCGTTACAAATTCTGTAACTTTTAATGTCTTGCTGTCAGTTTCCTGTTGTGCAAGATCGTCTTCTGAACGTTGACGGTGTTGATCTCTTTTATCTCTTCTATATTTAGCTCCTTTACCTTTACCAGATTTACCCTGAAGTTTTTCAAGGGTTTCACGAACCTGCTTTTGAACTTCTTCTTCGCTAGGCTCTTCTTTTGTAATAGGTTTAGCTCTTTTTCTAGGAGCTCCTTTTTTACCACCACCTTGATTTGAAGCTCCTGGCTTCACATCTTTACTAATTCTACGTCGACGCTTTTTACGCTTCTCTTTCTCCTTCTTCTCCTCAGCAGCTTTCTTTTCGTCTTTTTTCTTTTCCGGTTTTTTAAATTGAGAAAGGTCAATCTTTTTCCCGGTAAAGTTAGGGCCGTTAAGCTTGGTATAATTAGTTTTATGAGTCATAGACTCAGGATCTTTTGTCTCTTCTTCTTTAGCAGAAGCTTCCTCCTCTTTCTTGGAAGGCGTTTCAGCTTTTTGATCCTCTTTAGAAGGTGCTTCTTCTTTAGGTTTTGGAGATTCAGTCTTTTCAGGCTTTTGCTCCTTAGCTTCAGGCTTTTCGGCTTCAGGCTTCTTGGCTTCCTCGGGCTGTTCAGGTTGCGCTGGCGCTGGCTTTTCCTCTTCTTTTTCGGCTTTCTTCTCCGGCCTTTTATCCAGATCAATTTTACCTACTTTTTTAGGACCGGCCAATTTTGCTCTAGAAGAAACTGTTTCTTCGTCCTTACGATGCTCAGTCTCTTTCTTCTCCTCGGCTTTGCGTTTCTCTTCCTGCTCTTTCTCTCTTGCTAAACGCAATTCTTCCTTCTCCTTTCTTTTTTCTTCACCTACTTCTTTAGACTCGACTTTTTTAGACTTGTCGGTCTCAAATTCATCAGAAAGCACCTGATAAACTTCGGGTGAGATTTTGGTAGTAGGACGTGCCTCAATATCGTGACCCTTAGAATTTAAAAATTCTACAGCCCGGTCTAACGAAATATTGAATTCACGTAATACTTTGTTTAGTCGCATTGTTTTTGCTTCAGCCATAAATTGCCCTCTAAATTAACCTCTTTTAATTATTTATATTCTAATGAGTTTTTTACTACTCTTCAAATTCTTCTTTTAAAACCTTCACTACTTCGCGAATGGTTTCTTCTTCTAAATCGGTAAGTCTAATAAGATCCTCCAATTCCTGTTCCAAAACACTTTTTGCAGTGTCCAGTCCAACTCTTGAAAATTCTTTGATTACCCAATCTTCAATTTCATCAGAGAATTCCTTCAATTCTACATCTTCTTCCACTCCTTCTCTGAAAACGTCTATTTCATAACCGGTTAACTGCCCGGCAAGCCTAATATTATGACCTCCACGGCCAATAGCTTTAGAAACTTCTTCCGGCTTAAGCATTACCTCAGCCGTTTTATTTTCCTCATCTAATTTAATAGATGTGATTTTTGCAGGACTCAACGCCCTGGTAATATATAATTGATCGTTATTGGTGAAATTGATCACATCTATATTTTCATTCCCCAACTCACGAACAATACTATGTATTCTAGACCCTTTCATACCTACACAAGCACCAACGGGATCAATTCTATCATCGTAAGTATCTACCGCTACTTTTGCTTTTTCTCCGGGAACACGAACCACGTTCTGGATAGTAATTAAACCATCAAAAACTTCAGGAATCTCCTGTTCAAATAGTTTTTCAAGGAAAACCGGCGCAGTACGAGAAAGTATAATAGTAGGCTTATTTCCTTTAAGCTCTACACTTTCTATTATTCCTTTTACGTTATCTCCTTTTCTGAAGAAATCTGAAGGAATTTGGCGATCTTTTGGCAAAACGATTTCGTTACCTTCATCGTCTAACAAAATAATTGCCCTGTGCCTAATATGATGAACTTCTGCGGTGTAAATTTCGCCTTCAAGCTCTTTAAAGTGCTTGAAAATATTAGTGTTATCGTGTTCGTGAATTTTAGATATAAGGTTTTGCCTTAAAGCCAAAATAGCACGACGACCCAAATCTACAAGTTTTACTTCTTCTGATACATCTTCACCAACTTCAAAATCGGGCTCAATTTTTCTAGCTTCAGCAAGAGAGATCTCCTGGTTAGGATCTTCCACCTCTCCATCGGCAACCACAACCCTGTTTCTCCAAATCTCGAGATCTCCTTTATCTGGGTTTACAATAATATCAAAATTATCGTCTTCACCATACTTTTTCTTTAACGCACTCCTAAACACATCTTCCAGGATGGCCATTAGCGTTACACGATCTATCAATTTGTCATCCTTAAACTCTGAAAATGACTCAATCAAGGCGATATTTTCCATATCAATTTGAGGTTAAAATGTTATCATAACTTTAGCATCGGTAATCTCAGAATATGGTAATACCGCTTCCTTTTGCACGGTATGCTTTCCTTTTCCTACGGGTTTTGGCTCTCTGGCTTTCCAGTTTAGCTTAATCCCGTTCTGATCTACTTCAGTTAAAGTCGCTTCAATTTTTTCGTTATTGGTAGTCACCTGCAGTTTTCTACCCAGGTTTTTCCGGTATTGCCGTTCCAGGCGCAAAGGTTCAGAAACTCCTGCCGAGCTAACTTCCAAAGAAAAATCCTCTTCTTCCCTGTCTAGATTGTGTTCAACTTTGCGGCTTACCGCGATACAATCGTTAACAGAAACCCCATTATCACCGTCTATTACGACAGAAATCTTGTTGTCTTTCGTGATATTAAGGTCTATTAAAAATAGTGAATTATTTTCCTGGAAAGCTTCCTTCAACAAATTTTCTACTTTATCCTGCAACATAGCTTATAAAAAGAGGGGACTTTATGTCCCCTCGCTGTACTTTTTTAGTTTCAACGCTGCAAATATAATAATAATTTCAGAGAAAGAAAACCAGACCTTAAATGAAATTTTATTCTTAACTTTAATAAAGCAATCATTTTTAATCTCTTAGAAGAATCTATGAAAAAGATACTCGTTCCAACCGACTTTTCTGATACGGCCGAACACGCCCTAAAAATAGCTGCTCAATTAGCAAAAAAACACGATAGCGAGATCTACCTTTTGCATATGTTAGAACTACCTTTGCAGCTTATAGATCCTGTAGGTGGTGGCAGCAGTCAAAATTTACCGGAATCTATTTTCTTTATGAAATTAGCTCACCAGCGTTTTGCAAAACTTATGGCCAGGCCTTTTCTAAAAGACATTAAAGTTCACGAAACCGTTATGTTCCACCAGGCTTTTGAAGGAATTATGGAGGTAAGCCAGGAATACAAATGTGATATGATTGTAATGGGATCACACGGCGCCAGCGGTTTCAAAGAAATGTTTATTGGCAGTAATACCGAAAAAGTAGTACGCACCTCAACTATTCCTGTACTCGTAATTAAAAACGAGCATGAAAACTTTGAGGTTGAGAACTTTATTTTTGCTACAGATGCTGATATTAATAGCAAAAAAACACTGGAAGCCGCTTACGAATTCTCTAAACTAACAGAATCTAAATTTCATATTCTTTTCATAAACACTCCTAATAACTTTATTACCAGCAACGAAGTTAGGAAGCGTATAGAAAATTTTGTTCTAGACACCTCTGTTAAAGATTATACCATACATATTTACAACGATGTAAGTGTAGAAAAAGGGATTTTAAATTTCGCTTTAAAAAAGCAGAAAACCTTAATTGGAATTGGCACTCACGGGCATAAAGGTTTAGCTCATTTCTTTAATGGCAGCATAAGCGAAGACCTGGTGAACCACGCAAAAATGCCGGTGGTAACTTTTAAGATCGTTTAGAGAAAAGATTTTAAAGCTCCATTTCTAATATTTTTCCATAAATAGTTCCAAAACGACTTAGTTTGGGTGCGTTTGGTTTTGATATTTTTTTGCTCTTTTTCTGCAGAAGTAGCCTCGTTATTCACTATTAGATTTGCCAGGGCCGAGAGAAGCTTATTC includes:
- a CDS encoding TAT-variant-translocated molybdopterin oxidoreductase — its product is MSSNKKYWKSVEELNENSSVVETLQQKEFAEEIPVDEFLGDKNSLESSKTSRRDFLKYVGFSTAAASLAACEGPVIKSIPYVVQPERIVPGVANYYASTIADGFDFASVLVKTREGRPIKIENNELSKSKGGVNSRVHASVLSMYDANRVKRPMIEGRNVSWEEFDREVGSALENVSGDMILLTQTFASPSTTKLINEFSEKYPNVRHVVYDTVSENDALNAFQSKFGKRALPNYDFSKAETIVSVGADFLGDWQGGGYDAGYAKGRVPKNGKMSRHVQFESNMSLTGANADKRYPVTPSQQKAVLAALYGYVAGGSSTSDLPAKIDDAVVKAARQLRKAGSGAVVVSGIPDANAQALVLEINEALGSTVMDADNPRMIRQGNAEEVMQAVEDMKSGSVGAVLMAGVNPAYSLPNGKEFAEALAKVEVSLAFSMKPDETAQLCKFVAATPHYLESWGDIQYTASDFSLMQPTIRPLFDTRQFQDCLLKWTDNEKSYHEYIKETWSGSIPSWNTALHDGVFKATSPVEVGASEASESINVATAASELARPSENNGMELTLYTKPSMGDGQQANNPWLQEMPDPLTRASWDNYLTISKADAESMGLENENVSNGGLNGSYANVTLDGTVVKNVPVLIQPGQAKGTVGLALGYGKKEGIQEEMQVGVNAYPLYKNLNAVQSVTIEKAPGVHEFACVQLHNTLMGRGDIIKETTLEVFNTKDVHEWNSVPEVSLDHVEKPVTSPEVDMWDGFDRSIGHHFNLSIDLNACTGCGACVIACHAENNVPVVGKSEVRRSRDMHWLRIDRYYSSEDSFIDDLDKKENISGLGSSLSEFGELEEPADNPMVVFQPVMCQHCNHAPCETVCPVAATSHGRQGQNQMIYNRCVGTRYCANNCPYKVRRFNWFNYSENEEFDYHMNNDLGRMVINPDVTVRSRGVMEKCSMCIQKTQKTILDAKREGRVIEDGEFQTACSAACDKGAMTFGDINNEGAVIRDKKEDDRMYHLLEYVGTKPNVMYQTKIRNTTEA
- a CDS encoding cytochrome c3 family protein; its protein translation is MKKVKYRHSTSRLLLLSVAFFISFSVLGIAQEEASQDAAAEGQEQTDESSDESSGDSAATSDLGDPANGKSLFNSLCAACHKPYSASIGPALHGVTERRDMDWLYSWIKNSQELIASGDNEAVAIYEEYNQTAMPAFPQLSNTDIDDILAYVEQPKPEPQAAQTGGESAGGESSGGGVSVNVILGILLFVLAMLLVVLFLVNKTLRNFAQASGVVIPEKPKRKPIWKSFVENQFLVLVSAVFGLLVIGWFAYGFFMQVGIDQGYQPIQPIHYSHRIHAGDNEIDCKYCHSSARTSKHSGIPSLNVCMNCHKTISEVAPETATEDYSKEFYDGEIAKLYDAVGWNPAEQDYTGEEKPVKWVRIHNLPDFAYFNHSQHVTVAGIQCQKCHGPIQEMEVVYQDAPLTMGWCINCHRETNVRMEGNEYYEKIHEELSKKYGVEELTIAQMGGLECAKCHY
- a CDS encoding SPOR domain-containing protein, encoding MRKLSLNKLLLSCFISGISFLNLTAQEGQVNISENDKITKLLELKAEMRKDNEIGDRYKIQLFYGNNGEANEVIKDYRSKFEYPSLIAYEAPNYKVWVGNFRNRLEADRALLKIKESFPSAFIPKPRRK
- the infB gene encoding translation initiation factor IF-2, whose amino-acid sequence is MAEAKTMRLNKVLREFNISLDRAVEFLNSKGHDIEARPTTKISPEVYQVLSDEFETDKSKKVESKEVGEEKRKEKEELRLAREKEQEEKRKAEEKKETEHRKDEETVSSRAKLAGPKKVGKIDLDKRPEKKAEKEEEKPAPAQPEQPEEAKKPEAEKPEAKEQKPEKTESPKPKEEAPSKEDQKAETPSKKEEEASAKEEETKDPESMTHKTNYTKLNGPNFTGKKIDLSQFKKPEKKKDEKKAAEEKKEKEKRKKRRRRISKDVKPGASNQGGGKKGAPRKRAKPITKEEPSEEEVQKQVRETLEKLQGKSGKGKGAKYRRDKRDQHRQRSEDDLAQQETDSKTLKVTEFVTVSEVATMMDVPVTKVISACMSLGMMVTMNQRLDAETLSIVADEFGYEVDFVTADIEETVEEVPENPEDLEDRAPIVTVMGHVDHGKTSLLDYIRKENVIAGESGGITQHIGAYGVELKNGQRMTFLDTPGHEAFTAMRARGAQVTDIAIIVIAADDDVMPQTKEAISHAQAAGVPIVFAINKSDLPTANPEKIKEKLAGMNLLVEDWGGKVQSHDISAKTGMGVEELLEKVLLESEILELKANPSKTATGTVVEAFLDKGRGYVATILVQAGTLKIGDYVLAGRHSGKVKAMHDERGHEVKEAGPATPVSILGLDGAPQAGDKFKVMTDEREAKDIAAKRTQLQREQSVRTQRHITLDEIGRRIALGDFKELNIILKGDVDGSVEALTDSFLKLSTEEIQVNIIHKGVGAITESDVLLASASDAVIIGFNVRPAGNARQVADKEEIDIRTYSIIYDAINDLKDAMEGMLSPELKEEITGTAEIRETFKISKVGTIAGCMVTSGKIYRNAGIRLIRDGVVVYTGELASLKRFKDDVKEVAKGYDCGLQVKNYNDIKEGDVVESFREVEVKKKLK
- the nusA gene encoding transcription termination factor NusA → MENIALIESFSEFKDDKLIDRVTLMAILEDVFRSALKKKYGEDDNFDIIVNPDKGDLEIWRNRVVVADGEVEDPNQEISLAEARKIEPDFEVGEDVSEEVKLVDLGRRAILALRQNLISKIHEHDNTNIFKHFKELEGEIYTAEVHHIRHRAIILLDDEGNEIVLPKDRQIPSDFFRKGDNVKGIIESVELKGNKPTIILSRTAPVFLEKLFEQEIPEVFDGLITIQNVVRVPGEKAKVAVDTYDDRIDPVGACVGMKGSRIHSIVRELGNENIDVINFTNNDQLYITRALSPAKITSIKLDEENKTAEVMLKPEEVSKAIGRGGHNIRLAGQLTGYEIDVFREGVEEDVELKEFSDEIEDWVIKEFSRVGLDTAKSVLEQELEDLIRLTDLEEETIREVVKVLKEEFEE
- the rimP gene encoding ribosome assembly cofactor RimP, whose translation is MLQDKVENLLKEAFQENNSLFLIDLNITKDNKISVVIDGDNGVSVNDCIAVSRKVEHNLDREEEDFSLEVSSAGVSEPLRLERQYRKNLGRKLQVTTNNEKIEATLTEVDQNGIKLNWKAREPKPVGKGKHTVQKEAVLPYSEITDAKVMITF
- a CDS encoding universal stress protein, which codes for MKKILVPTDFSDTAEHALKIAAQLAKKHDSEIYLLHMLELPLQLIDPVGGGSSQNLPESIFFMKLAHQRFAKLMARPFLKDIKVHETVMFHQAFEGIMEVSQEYKCDMIVMGSHGASGFKEMFIGSNTEKVVRTSTIPVLVIKNEHENFEVENFIFATDADINSKKTLEAAYEFSKLTESKFHILFINTPNNFITSNEVRKRIENFVLDTSVKDYTIHIYNDVSVEKGILNFALKKQKTLIGIGTHGHKGLAHFFNGSISEDLVNHAKMPVVTFKIV